The genomic window GAGATCATCGCGTCCGCTGCGGGATGGCCCGCGCGAGCGCGAGCAGGTCCGCCTCTAGCCAGCGAAACAACCGGTAGGTAACCACGAAAGCCAGAATGCCACCCACACTGAGCACGCGCACCGGAACGATCACCAACTCCAGATCCGCTGGGTCGACAAAGGTCGCCCCCGCCACGCCGAGCAGCGGAACCGACGCGGCGACACCGAGGTAGAAGTTGCCCCGCCGAGCCAGATTTCGCAGCTGGCGCTCATCGCCCGGCCCGATTCCGCCGCGCACCAACAACTGTGGATACACCGAGCGCACCGCGTACACCATGATCGGGAAGAACGGATAGGCCAGCGCGATGGCGGCGCAAACGACCTGTGCCGCAAAGAAATGCAGGAAGGTCCCCGGCGGCAGATCGACACCGGTGAACGCCAGGCCCAACGGCCAGATGACGCCTGCCACGAGCCAGAAACCGAACGGCACCAACACCGCCCAATCACCCATCGACAACGTGTCGCGGCGCGCCTTGGCCAGCGTGCGCGCGGAATACTCGCGGCCGCGGGCCAGCCGGAATCCGATGGTCAGCGGTCGGCGCGTCAGAAAGATCAGCAGCAGCGCCGCGACCGGGAAGGCGATCAGGTTGTTGACCAAGCCGACGGTGGCGAACTTGTGCTGATCGGCCGCCGACATCCGATCGATGATCAGCGACTGGTTCAGCTGGATGTTGTACCAGCTCGCCAGCGCGTTCGGCACGCCGATGCACAGCGCCGCGACCGGGATCAGCCAGCCACGGGCTCGATAGGCCAGGCTGGTCGGCGGCGGATCGACCAGGTCGCGAGCGCGTGCGTCGAGGCACAGCTCGAGTTGACCGGCCAACTCGGCGCCGTTGCGCCAGCGCCGTTTCGGGTCGGCGTGCAGGCAATCGAGCAGCACCCGGCGCAGCGCCGCCGGGGTATCTGCGGGCAGCCGGGACAGCGCGGTTGCGGAGATACCCGCACGACGTATGGCGAGCATGCGCGCGTAGACCGCGGCAGGTGCTTCGTTTGTCGGCGCGGTCTCATCGAACGGGCTTGCGCCCGTGAGCATTTCCCACAGCAATACGCCGAGTGAGTAGAGGTCGCTGCGCGTTCCAGGTGCGGGCGCGGCCGGATCGAGGAATCGGGCAAGCTGCTCCGGTGACCGGTACGGCAACGAATCATCGGTGAGCTCATCGGGATTTACCACGGCCCGGCGCGCACCCGACTCACTCAGCGCGAAATCGGCGAGCTTCGGAATACCCTCGGCGGTGAACAGTACGTTCGCGGGTTTGATGCCGTGATGCAGCACGCCGTGGTGCTCCGCGTAATCCAGCGCGTCGGCCAGCCGCCTGCCGACCCAGGCCACCGTCTCCGGCCAGCTGAGCGTCGCGATCTCGGCCCGCACACTCGAATCCGACGGCCGGATCTCGCCTTTCGTCTCCATCGACGCGTCGACCGCGCGCAGCAGCAGCGCGCCACCATCGGACTCCGCCCCGCGCCGCCGCTGATCGAGCACGCCGACCGCGGTACCACCAGGCAGGTACTGCATGTAGACGAGTCGGGGTGCGGCGGCACCGAACACGTCCTCGGCGGTGTCGGTACTCAACAGCCGCTGGTCGAAGACTCGAACGATATGAGCGTGATCGAGTTGCGCCATGGTGTGGGGCGCACCGGCGCGGCCCGCCGAAAGCCGCACCGCGACAAGCCGTTGCATGGAGCGCTGACTGGCGAGAAAGACCCGGCCGAGTACGCCGCTGCCGAGATCGGTGATCAGGTCGAAGTCGTCGATTCGCCGGCCGGGAGCCAGTTCGGCCAGTGCGGCAACGGCTTCGCTCGACTCGGCCGTGCCGAAGTCATCGGTGCTGTCATCGATATCGAAGGCGTCGAGCCGTTCTCGGATCTCGTCGGCGAACTCCGGGTACTCGGTGAGGAATTCGGCGACCGCCAGTGGGGCATGGCGCCGCCGGGCCAGGAACTCCGCGCAGATCAGGTCCGCCAGCTCCGGGCTGTGCTCGACCTCCGGAAACTCCTTGCGGTACTCGGCAACCCGCTTGCCGAGGTCGGCGGCCCTGGCCCAGCGCTCGCGCAGGTCGATGCGCAGCAGATCGGTCAGCACGGCCAGGCGCACCTGGGTGCCGTCGGGCACGTAGTCCGCGATGCGCGGCGGCGTGAACTGGTCACTGCGCAGGTTGCGTTGCCAATCGGCGGCGAACCGGGCGACGACGTCGGCGCGCACGGACCTCACCTGCGCGTCTCCGTCACGCTAGGTTCGCTCTCCTGGGGTTCGGCTGCTGCCGCAACGGTATTCGCGCCCGCCGAGGCCGGCGCGACGACCCGCTCCAGCGCGCGCAGGTCGGCCTCCAGCGCGCGGAACAGCAGATAGGAGACCACGAACGCGATGATGCCGCCCACACACAACACCCGGACCGCGAAGATCACCATCGGAATATCGGACGGCGGCAGAAAAGTCACCCCGGCCACGGCGAGCAACGGCACCGATGCCGCGACCGCCAGGTATCCGTTGCAGCGACGGTCCAACCCGCGCAACCAGATCGCATCCTCCGGACTGATGTCACCGTGCCGGAGGAACAGCGGATAGATGCAGCGCACCATGTAGAACGTCAGCAGGAAGAACGGATACGCCACCGCGATGGCGCCGCACACCACCAACGACGCGAGGAAGTGCACGATCGCCCGTGCGGGCAGGTCGCCGGTCACCAATTGCAGCGTGAGCGGGAAGGTGAAGCCGGACAGCACCCACAGCGAAAACGCCACGGCCACCGCGCGATCGCCGAGCAGCAGAGCATCGCGTCTGGCATGACACAACGTGTCCAGGTCGTAGCGTTTTCCCTTGCGGAGCCCGCGCGGCACCGTCAACAGCGACCGGGACATGTACACCACCAGCGCGATGCCGACAGGGAAGAACACCGCGTTCACCACGCCCGTGACGATCACGAAGCTGTGCTGGGCCTCCTCGGTCAGCCTGCTGATGATCAGGTGCTGGTTGTGCTGGATGTTGTACAGCGAGGCAAGGACATTCGGCAGCCCGACCGACAGCAGCGTGACCAGCACCAGCCACGGCCGCAGCCGCAGGCGCCAGCTGTGCGGCGCCGGATCGACCAGTTCCCTCGCCCGCGCGTCCAGGCACAGCTCCAACTGCCTGGCCAGCACCGACCCGTTCGCCCAGCGCATCGTCCGCTCCGGCGAAAGACAGCTCAGCAGCACTCGCCGCAGCGCCGCCGGGCAATCGGGCGGCACCCGCTCCAGCGCGGCCGCGTCCACCCCCGCGCTGCGGCGCTCCAGCATCGCCTCCAGTGTCGTGTCGTCACTGTGCTCGCCCGCGCCCGCGGTGCTGTCGTCGAAGGGTTTGGCGCCGGTGAGCAATTCCCACAGCACCACCCCGAGTGAGTAGATGTCCGCGCGGGTGTCCAGATCCGCCGCGCTGCGCCCGAAGCCGGGATGACAGGCCTCCAGCTGCTCCGGCGACATGTACGCCAGCGAGCCGCCGAAATAGGCGACCGGACTCGTGCCATCGACATTGCGGCTGAAGCTGATGTTGAAGTCGGCGAGCTTGGGCACCGCCTCGGCGGTGAGCAGCACATTCGCCGGTTTCACATCGCGGTGCAGCACGCCGTGTGCCGAGGCGTAGTCGAGCGCCTCGGCCAGTCTGCGGCCGAGCCACGCGACCGTCTCCGGCCAACTGAGCGTGGCGATCTCGGCGCGCACGCTCGAATCCGTCGGCCGGATCTCGCCCTTCTCCTCCATGGCCGCGTCGACCGCGTCGAGCAGCAGCCGACCGCTGCGTTCGGCGGGCGGGGTGGCGCGCACCCAGCGCAGCACGCTGAGCAGCGTGCCGCCGGGCAGGAACTGCATGTAGAGCAATCGCAACCGGCGCGAGCGACCGGCGTCCGCGTCGAGCAGCCGCTGGTCGAAGACGCGCACGATGTAGTCGTGGTCGAGCTGGGCCAGGGTCTGCGGCTCGGTGCCGTGGTCGGCGGAGATCTTCACCGCGACCAGCCGCTGCAATGAGCGCTGCCTGGCCAGGAAGACGCGGGCGAACGCGCCGCTGCCCAAGCCGGTCAGCAGGTCGAAATCATCGATTCGCTGGCCGATTTCGATGCGGTCGAGCGCGTCGAAGCGGTCCGGCCCGGTGCCGATCGTGGTGGGCACGGCGGTCGCCGTTCCCGTCAGATCAGTGGTCGCTCGGGTCACTTCTGAACTACGAGTGGACTCGGCGGTCCGGTTCAATTCGCTATCGACGAAGGCGGCTCTGGTGCGCGCGAGCGCGGTCAGTGTGAAATCCTCCAGCGCCGCCCGCCGGGTGCTCTGATCGAGATCATCCGCGTTCAGCATGGCACGCAGTTCACTCGCCTGGTGCGGATATTCGCGCAGGCATTCGCGTGGATCCACCCGTTCGCCGCTGTGCCTGCGGATGACGAACTCTTCGTACACCAGACCGGCCGGGATACTTCCGGATTCGAGTTCGGGGAATTCGGCGCAGTATTCGGCGAGCCGTTTGCGCGTCTCCGGTCCAGGCCGCGCCTGCTCGGTCGCGCCGAGCACGGTCCGGCGCAGCCAGCGATGTCGCAGGTCGACCCGGATCAGCTCGATCAGCGCCTCGGTCCGCAGCGTCTGCGCGTCGGGCAGATACTCGGCGATCTCGGGTGGGCGGCGCGCGGATTGAAAAGCAGTGTCTTCCCATGCCGCGGAGAAGGCTGCCACGGCGCTGAATTCGGTGCGCATGGGAGGCCCGCCATAACCGGCCACGGCATCGAAACCCGGGGCGAAATCGGAACTTCTATCGGAGTCGGCACTCATTCCAGGACCTAGTGGCTCGGCGGACGTCAGAGAATCCGCACTGGTCGGTCGATGGATGTGCCGGAGAAATTCCCGCCACACCCGACGTCATCGTCCCCCGAGCAGTATTCGGAATGATAACTTGCGGCTCAACAGCGATCACCCGAATTCGACAACGATGCGACGGGGGACGACCAGCACATGCACAACAAGTCCACAGCTGTGGCGGACGGTTCGGCAAAAACCGAAACCACCGTCACGGAAGCAGCAGCGCAGCCGCCGACCAAGCACACGGCGGTCCCGCAGGCTCCGGCTACTTCGAAATCACTAACGCAGGCGACGGTCGTGCAGGCCGACGTCGCGCAGTCACCGCCTACCCGATCGGCCGTCGCGGCGGCGGCGCCCGCTCAAGATAGTCCGGTGGACGCGAACGACCAAATCGCCGCCGGCCAGGACAATTCACGGGGCCCGGCCGCGGCGATCGCGGCGGGCGTCCGGGACGGTTCGCTGACCGCGACGGAGGTGGTCGAGACCACCCTCGCCAGAATCGTCGCCGAGCACCGGAATACGAATGCCTTCAGCGTTATCCGCACCGACAAGGCACGGTCGGAGGCAGCGTTGCTCGAGCAGCGCGCCGACCTCGACGTGCTGCCGCTGGCCGGTGTGCCGATCGCGATCAAACACAACCTCGCGGTCGCGGGCGAGACCATGCGGTGCGGCTCCGCGGCGACGGACACCCGTCCGGTCGCCGACGATCATCCGGTGGTGCGCAGGCTGCGCGCCGCGGGCGCGGTGGTCGTCGGGCTCACCACCGTGCCGGAACTCGGACTGTGGGGCACCACCGACACCCCGGACCGGATCACCGGCAACCCATGGAATGTCGCGCGCAGCGCGGGCGGCTCGTCCGGCGGTTCGGCGGCGGCGGTCGCGGCCGGACTGGTGCCGATCGCGCACGGCAACGACGGGCTCGGTTCGATCCGCATCCCCGCCGCCTGCTGCGGGGTCTTCGGCATCAAGCCGGGCAGGCACACGGTGCCCGCGGAGATCGGCCTCGACGCCTGGTCCGGCATGGCCGAAAACGGCGTGCTGGCAACGACAGTCGGCGATGCGGCGCTCGCGCTATCGGTGCTGGCCGCCCGGCCGGACCTAGCCGAGGTGGAGCCGCCAGGCCGACTACGCATCGGTCTAGCCGTGGCTCCGCCGTCTCGCTTCTTTCCGGTCGATCGGCACTGGACCAACGCCGCGCGCACAGCGGCCTCGGTCGCCGCGGCGGCCGGCCATCTGGTCGAGCCGACCACGTTGCCCTATGGCGACGCGATGCTGTCGATCTTCTTGCGCTGGTTGGCCGTTGGTTGCCGCGACGCCGCCGCGCTACCCCACCCCGAGCTCCTGCAACCGCGCACCCGCCGCCATCTTGCACTCGGCCGCAAGGTGGCCCGACTACGGCTCGTCCGCCCGTCCCAGGTCGATCGGGTCGAGGCGCGACTGCTCGAATACTTCGAACGCTACGACGTGGTGATCACGCCCACGCTCGCCGGCCCGCCGCCAAAGGCGCGGGCCTGGCACAGCCGCGGTTGGCTGGCCAATGTGCTTGCCAGCGCCCGGTTTTCGCCCTTCACCCCGCTGTGGAATCTGGTCGGCTGGCCCGCCGCCTCCATCCCGATGGGCATGCACCCCGATGTCGGAACGCCGGTGGCCGCTCAGCTGGCCGGCCCGCCGGGCAGCGAATCCACCCTGCTACGGCTGGCCGCGCAAGTGGAATCGCTGCACCCGTGGCGGCGCACTATCAACTGACCAGGATTACGCGCTGACGGCGGGTTGCTGCTGCTGGACCGAGAACCCGCCGTCGACCGCGCGTCCCGCGAATTCGAGGATGGTGGGTCGAGTGTCATCGGCCCGCCACGCGACGGCAAGCTCGCACGGCGCGAGACCGGCCACCGGTCGCGCGGTGAGGCCCGGCCACCGGTACATCGGCACGTTGTTCTCGGCGAGCAAACAGACGCCGAGGCCGAGGCTCACGGCCTCCAGCTTGTCCTCCGGCGTCGCCGCCTCGGCGCCGATCTTCGGCTGGCGTCCGTTGCGCGCGTCGTTGCCGAGCCAGAAGTCGCGCACCGCACCGGCTTCGGTGGGCAGCGCGATGAACGGCTCGTCGAGCAGGTCGGTGAAGTCGATGGTTTCCCGGTCGGCCAGCGGGTGGTTCTCCGGGAGCAGCACCCAGCGCGGCTCCGTGCGCAGCACCTGCCAGCGGTAGCGGTTCGGATCGGGCAGCGGCAGCCACACCAGGGACAGATCCGCCTGCCGACCGGCCAGGCCGCTGGACGGGTCGGTCCAGGAGGCCGCGTGCAGTGCGAGCCGATGGCCGCTCGCGCTCTCCAGGTCGTTCAACAGGCCGCGCCCGAGCGCGGACTGGATACCGACGCGCAGCACCTCGCCCGCCTCCTGCAGCGAGACGTTGGTGACCTCCCACAGCTCCAGGATCTTGCGGGCGCCCTCGAGCAGTTCCTTACCGGCGACGGTCAGGGCGACGCTGCGCTGGTTGCGGTCGAACAGGACCACGTCGAGCTGGCGTTCCAGCTGACGGATCTGACGCGAGAGGGTGGGTTGAGCGATGTGCAGCCGCTGAGCGGCGTTGGTGAAGTGCAGTTCCTCAGCGACGGCGACGAAATACCGCAGGTCGCGCAAATGCGGGTCCATAGCCCCTTGCTATCAGAATCAGTCCTGAATTTCCAGCCTTATCAGGCCGGAAAGTCTGGATACGGGTACCAAAACATTCGACAGGTTTGTTAGGGACAGCATATTGCTTGTCATGGTGGGACGCACCATCGACTCCGCGAATCTTCGGCATGCGGGGGTCGATCTTTCCAATGAAGTACATCTGGGCGTGTGACCAGCAGTGATGATCATCTATGGCGTCACGACGGGCGGAGAACTGGCGGTCTGTGTGATTGCCGATCGTCCGCTGGGGGCCCGCTTATGGCCGACCTGCGGTCATTTGCACCCTCTATAGTGATTTTCATCACAATATGGTTTTGTATTGCCGATTGGATCGGCTGTCGAGTCTTCGCCGGACGCGCAAAAGCGCTGCGGCCGGGACGAATCCACGACCGCAGCGCCTGGTGAGCGAACGAGCTACACGCTGCGCGCCCGCTCCTCGTACGCCTTGCGCTTGTCGGCGTCGACGTCGTCCAGGAACGCGTGCCCCGCGCCGAGCGCCCTGGCGATGCCGTCACCGACCGCCTCCGGCAGCAGCCCGACCAGCTGCGAGATGATGCCCGCCACCGCGGTCACCCGGACCTTGGACTTCGGTGCGGTGATCAGCCCGACGATGGCGTCGGCGATCTCCTCCGGCTCGGCCGGGCGCAGCAGCTTCGGCGCGGTGACGCCCGCGCCGAGCTCGGTGTTGGTCAACGTGGGCAGCACCGAGGAGAAGCGCACGCCGGAATCCCGGTACTCCTCGCGCAGCGTGTCGGTGAAGCCGAGCACCGCGTGCTTGCTCGCGTTGTAGGTGGCCAGGCCGGGGATGTGCGTCTCACCGGCCAGCGAGGCGATATTGATGACGTGCCCGCTGCTGCGCGGCAGCATCCGGGCCAGGCCCAGCTTGGAGCCCAGGATTACGCCGTAGACATTGATGTCGAGGATCCGGCGGGTGATCTGGTCCGGCTCGTCGACCAGCTTGCCGGTCGGCATGATGCCCGCGTTGTTGACCAGCACATCGATCGGGCCGACGGTGCGCTCCACCTCGTCGAGGAAGCTCTCGAACGAGACGGGATCGGTGACGTCGAGCTTGCCGTACAGCTCGAAACCGCGGGCGGTGCCGGACGCCTTGACGGTGGCCTCATCGATATCGCCGATCGCGACCTTGGCGCCGAGCGCCTGTAGCGCGGTCGCGGTGGCCAGTCCGATGCCGCGGGCGCCGCCGGTAATGACGACGACCTTGCCGCGAATCTTCGAAACGTCACTCACTTGTTGTCTCCCTTGAGTTTCAGAACGGCCGGAATATCGAGCCTGCGCAGGCCGCGGGCTCCCGCGGCCCGCATGGCGCCGAGTGCGAAGAGCAGCTTCGGCATCGAGTACGGGTACCAGAACAGTTCCTTCTGCTGGGTCGGCAGGATCGGCGTGGTGATCGCCTGCTGACGGCAGTACTTGCGGACGCCGTTGGCGCCGCCCCAGCGAGCGCCGGTGCCGGACATGCCCCAGCCGCCCATCGGCAGGGCGAAGCTGAACAGATTGCTGAAGACATCGTTGATATTGACCGCGCCCGCGTTCAGCTGCCTGGCCACTCGGTCGCCATGGTCCTTGTCGCCGGTCCACACCGTCGCCGAGAGCCCGTAGATCGAATCATTGGCCAGCCGAATGGCTTCCGCCTCGTCGGCCACCTTCATCACCGGCAGGGTCGGGCCGAAGGTCTCTTCGGTGATGCACGACATGGTGTGGTCGACATCGACCAGCACGGTCGGCTCGAACGCGGTGCCGAACCCGGCCCGCTTGCCGCCGGTGAGCACCTTCGCGCCGGCCGCGACGGCCTCGTCGACGTGGCGTTGCACGATGCTGGTCTGGTTCTCGTTGGCCAGCGCGCCGACATCGTGCTTGGACTCGCGGCCGTCGATGCCCTGGCGCAGCGCCTTGACGTTCGCGGTCAGCTTGGCGACGAACTCGTCGTAGACCGGCGCCTCGACGTACACCCGCTCCACCGAGATACACACCTGACCCGAGTTGAACATTCCGCCGAACGCGATGCCGTGCGCGGCGCGATCCAGATCGGCGTCGGCCAGCACGATGGCCGGGTCCTTACCGCCCAGCTCCAGGCTGTACGGGACCATCCGCTCCGCACACGCCACGGCGATCTTGCGACCGGTCGCGGTCGAACCGGTGAACTGGATGTAGTCGGCGTTCTCGACGACGGCGCCGCCGGTCGCGCCCGCGCCGGTGACCACGGCGAAGATCGGGGGAGCGCCGATTTCGGCCCAGCCCCTTGCCATTTCGAGGGCGGACAGCGGCGTCACCTCGGACGGCTTCAGGATGACGGCGGCACCCGCGGCGAGCGCGGGGAACACATCCAGCGCGGGCATGGCCACCGGGAAGTTCCACGGCGTGATGACGCCGACCACCGGGTACGGCTTGTACGCGGTGGTCAGCTTCTTCACCCTGGCCAGTGGACTGTGCGGGGACGGGTGGTCGTCGGCGAGGAACTTGGCCGCGCGCCGGGCGTAGTAGCCGACCAGGTCGGTCGCGAAGGCGGGATCAATGAGCGAGTCGACGCGCGGCTTGCCCGTTTCGGACTGCACCACGTCGGCGATCGTTTCGGTGTTGTCGATCAGCCAGTCCTGGAATTTCAGCAGCCATTCCTTGCGGCCGTTCGGGCCGATGGCCTCCCACTCCGGCTGGTACAGCCGTAGCTCGCGGACCTTGGCCGCGACCTCGTCCGCGGTCACCGCCGGCACCGTCCCGACGACCGCACCGGTGCCGGGATTGCGCACCTCGATGACGGCGGGGGCGTTGTCCGCTGCCGTTGTCTTCCGCGCGGTTGTCTTGCGCGCCGGTGCCTTCTTTGCCGCGCCGGGCGCTGGTTCGGTGTTGGTCACTGCTGTTCTCCCACTGACGTTGTGCTGTGAGCCGCGTGGGCTGAGTGTGAATCAGGCCACTGAACTATGATCGTGGCACAATGCCGGGGGAGATTCTTGGCTCAGTTTGTCAACCGAGCCGCGAGAATTTGTGCTCAGAGAACAATCGGAGGCGCTGTGACCACCGCATCACCCGACCGGATCGGCCCCAACTCCGAAGTGGTCCGCGACTGGCTGGCGGAGTACGTCTACGAGACGATGCGGACCGAGACGCTCGAGCAGGTCGTCGACCGCCTCGACAGCGCGATCATCGCGCGCATCCCAGAACTCGCCGACCGCGACCTGCGCCGTGACCTCGCCGCGAGCACGCGCGCCCATGCCAGGGTGATGCTGAGCGGAATCACCAGCGACACCTTCGAATACACGCTGCCCGAAGAGGCACACGCCTTCGCGCGGACGATCGCCCGCCGCGGCTTCGAGCTGCGAATGCTGCTGCGGACCTATCACGTCGGCATGGAAGCGGTGCTCGATTACATGACCGAGGCCATCGATCAACGGCAGGCCCCGCAGGAGATCGAGCGCGCGGTGATGCTGCGGCTGTTCGAGCGGGCGACGAAGTGGGTCAGCATGTCGGTCGAGATGTTGACCGACACCTACATGGAGGAACGCGAGCGAGTGCTGCGGGCCGCGCTCAATCGGCGCACCGAGACCATCCGCGCGCTGCTGGCCGGTGACGAGCTGGACACCGACCAGGCCTCGGCCCGGCTCGGTTATCGGCTCGGTCAACGACACGTCGCCTTCGTGCTGTGGACCGACGAGGGCGAATCCGGCAGTGGCGACGGCGAAGTCATCGGCCTGCTCGAACGGGTCGCAACCCGGGTCGCGACCGAAATCGGCAACGGCAGGGTGCTCACCGTCGCGTCCGGGTCGAGCGGCATGTGGGCGTGGGCCGGACTGGATGACCTACCGGGTGCCGATGCGAGCCAGAACGGCCGGGCCGATCAGGGTGCGGGCGAACCCGGCGCGGTCGAGCGAGTCGCGGCCGGTCTGGTCGAACCGCCGGTCCGGATCGCCTTCGGGGTGCCCGCCGGGCACGTCGCGGGGTTCCGACAGAGTCATCGCGAAGCGGTGGCCGCCAGGCATGTCGCCGAGCGCGGACCGGCGGGTGCGGCCCGCGTCATCGGTTATCGCGAGGTGGAGATCGCCTATTTGGCCGGCGCCGACGACACGGCGATGCGTGGCCTGATCGGGCGGGAATTGCGGGCGCTGTCCGGCTCGGACCCGAACGCGGCGCGGCTGCGCGAGACGCTGCACGCCTACCTGAAAAGTCATCGCAGCCCCGAGGCGACGGCGAAACTGCTTGGGGTGCACAAGAACACGGTCCGCTACCGCATCCAGCGGATCGAGGAACTGCTGGGTTATCCGATCGAGCAGCGCAGCTTGCCGTTGGAGCTCGCCCTCGCCTGCGTCGCTGTCTACGGTGTAGACGCGCTGCCCGGAATCAGTGCTTGAGCTGTGCGTTATCCGCGGTCAGTCGGCCGACGCTTCGCGTGCGGCGACCCGCAACGGCGGTTCGGTCGGCGGGGCGGCCGGTCGGTCAGGTAGGTCCGCCAGCAGCTGTGTGGTGGCCGCGGCGATGGCCGCGACGGCCTTGTCGACCGCCACTTTGGTGGTGGAGCTCAGGCCGGACACACCACCGACCGTGCGCACGTACTGCAGTGCGGCAGCATAGATTTCCTGCTCGGTAGCGGCAGGCTCCAGGCCACGAAGGAGG from Nocardia iowensis includes these protein-coding regions:
- a CDS encoding PucR family transcriptional regulator, producing MTTASPDRIGPNSEVVRDWLAEYVYETMRTETLEQVVDRLDSAIIARIPELADRDLRRDLAASTRAHARVMLSGITSDTFEYTLPEEAHAFARTIARRGFELRMLLRTYHVGMEAVLDYMTEAIDQRQAPQEIERAVMLRLFERATKWVSMSVEMLTDTYMEERERVLRAALNRRTETIRALLAGDELDTDQASARLGYRLGQRHVAFVLWTDEGESGSGDGEVIGLLERVATRVATEIGNGRVLTVASGSSGMWAWAGLDDLPGADASQNGRADQGAGEPGAVERVAAGLVEPPVRIAFGVPAGHVAGFRQSHREAVAARHVAERGPAGAARVIGYREVEIAYLAGADDTAMRGLIGRELRALSGSDPNAARLRETLHAYLKSHRSPEATAKLLGVHKNTVRYRIQRIEELLGYPIEQRSLPLELALACVAVYGVDALPGISA
- a CDS encoding DUF2277 family protein — protein: MSSNITLLRGLEPAATEQEIYAAALQYVRTVGGVSGLSSTTKVAVDKAVAAIAAATTQLLADLPDRPAAPPTEPPLRVAAREASAD